The following proteins are co-located in the Gloeocapsa sp. PCC 7428 genome:
- a CDS encoding NAD(P)H-quinone oxidoreductase subunit H has translation MSYVKRIETRTDPMVLNMGPHHPSMHGCFRLIVTLDGEDVVDCEPVIGYLHRGMEKIAENRTNIMYVPYVSRWDYAAGMFNEAVTVNAPEKLADIPVPKRASYIRAIMLELNRIANHLLWLGPFMLDTGAGTPIFYIFREREMIYDLWEAATGYRMVNNNYFRIGGVAVDLPYGWVDKCFDFCDYFEPKVDEYERLITNNPIFRRRVEGVGTISRAEAINWGLSGPMLRASGVKWDLREVDHYECYDDFDWEVQWESSGDCFARYLVRIHEMRESLKILRQALKGLPGGSYENLEAKRLAEEKKSQWNGFDYQYIGKKIAPTFKIPKGEHYVRVESGKGELGIYIIGDDNVFPWRWKIRSADFNNLQILPHLLRGVKVADIVVILGSVDIIMGSVDR, from the coding sequence ATGTCTTACGTTAAACGAATTGAAACAAGAACCGATCCCATGGTGTTGAACATGGGTCCGCACCATCCTTCGATGCACGGCTGTTTTAGATTAATTGTGACTCTTGATGGCGAAGACGTGGTGGATTGCGAGCCAGTGATTGGCTACTTACACCGAGGAATGGAGAAAATCGCGGAAAACCGCACCAATATCATGTACGTCCCTTACGTCAGTCGCTGGGACTACGCCGCAGGGATGTTTAATGAAGCCGTCACCGTCAATGCACCGGAGAAATTAGCTGATATTCCCGTACCAAAACGGGCTAGCTACATCCGCGCGATCATGCTGGAGTTGAACCGAATTGCCAATCACCTGCTGTGGTTGGGACCATTTATGTTAGATACGGGTGCTGGAACTCCTATTTTCTATATTTTTCGAGAAAGGGAGATGATTTACGACTTGTGGGAAGCTGCCACAGGTTATCGTATGGTAAACAACAACTACTTCCGCATTGGGGGAGTTGCAGTAGATTTACCTTATGGTTGGGTAGATAAGTGCTTTGACTTTTGTGACTACTTTGAACCAAAAGTCGATGAATATGAGCGCTTAATTACGAATAACCCGATCTTCCGCCGTCGTGTAGAAGGTGTTGGCACCATTAGCCGCGCAGAAGCGATAAATTGGGGATTGTCAGGTCCAATGTTACGCGCCAGCGGTGTGAAGTGGGACTTACGCGAAGTAGACCACTACGAATGTTACGATGATTTTGATTGGGAAGTGCAGTGGGAAAGTAGCGGAGATTGCTTTGCGCGGTACTTAGTCCGCATTCATGAAATGCGTGAATCCTTGAAAATTCTCCGCCAAGCGCTGAAGGGATTGCCAGGTGGTTCGTATGAAAACTTGGAAGCGAAACGTTTAGCTGAAGAGAAGAAATCGCAGTGGAATGGGTTTGATTACCAGTACATTGGCAAGAAAATCGCACCCACATTCAAGATTCCCAAAGGCGAACACTACGTCCGTGTCGAAAGTGGCAAAGGCGAACTAGGAATCTACATCATTGGTGATGATAATGTCTTCCCGTGGCGGTGGAAGATTCGTTCAGCGGATTTCAACAACTTGCAAATTTTGCCGCACTTGCTACGGGGTGTCAAGGTAGCGGATATTGTTGTGATTCTCGGCAGCGTAGATATTATTATGGGTTCGGTGGATCGGTAA
- a CDS encoding NAD(P)/FAD-dependent oxidoreductase encodes MYPKLLSNQGSHAVVIGGSMAGLVTGRVLTKHFDTVTIIERDRFPDEPIPRQGVPQSHHNHVLLMRGAMILEELFPGLQAQLCAVGASQLDMAKDTVWLNPAGWGIRFNSGITMLASSRSLLEWGVRQQLMQCPQIRFVAESEVTSLLASADNTAITGVQVRSRQSYPGSSEQQILADLVVDASGRISKTPQWLITLGYKAPQETVINSHVGYASRIYQLPANVARDWQALYVQAVPPDVTRMGLMLPIEGGYWLVSLGGGDRDYPPTDEAGFLEFARTLRSSILYDAIKDAKPLSPIVSYRATENRRRHYEKLHRMPEGLIVTGDAACAFNPVYGQGMTTAAIAAETLDQCLKQGLSGLGKRFQTQLAQVNAIPWTLATSEDYRYRGTEGKSPDQKTKLMHWYMDRLMLLSTKNIEVRSQFLQVMHMLKTPTALFHPKIVALVFKEALQSSRHQATLATKGT; translated from the coding sequence ATGTATCCGAAGTTATTGTCGAACCAAGGTAGCCATGCGGTGGTGATTGGTGGTAGTATGGCTGGGCTGGTGACTGGTCGAGTTTTAACGAAGCATTTTGATACTGTAACAATTATTGAACGCGATCGCTTTCCTGACGAACCGATACCGCGTCAAGGTGTTCCGCAATCGCATCACAACCACGTGTTATTGATGCGGGGGGCAATGATTTTAGAAGAACTTTTTCCTGGGTTGCAGGCACAATTGTGCGCGGTAGGGGCATCACAGCTTGATATGGCAAAAGATACCGTTTGGCTGAATCCAGCGGGGTGGGGTATTCGCTTTAATTCTGGGATAACAATGCTAGCAAGTAGCCGCAGTTTACTAGAGTGGGGTGTACGTCAACAGTTGATGCAATGTCCGCAGATACGTTTTGTTGCCGAATCTGAAGTGACGAGTTTGCTTGCCAGTGCAGATAATACAGCGATTACTGGTGTTCAAGTGCGATCGCGTCAATCATATCCTGGAAGCAGCGAACAACAAATCTTGGCTGATCTTGTTGTTGATGCGAGTGGGCGAATTTCCAAAACTCCACAGTGGTTGATAACACTTGGTTACAAAGCACCGCAAGAAACTGTAATAAATTCTCATGTTGGCTACGCTAGTCGTATTTACCAACTTCCTGCCAATGTTGCAAGAGATTGGCAAGCTTTGTATGTGCAAGCTGTACCGCCAGATGTGACACGCATGGGGTTAATGTTACCAATTGAAGGCGGTTACTGGCTAGTTTCGCTAGGCGGAGGAGATAGAGACTATCCACCTACAGACGAAGCTGGTTTTTTAGAATTTGCCCGTACGCTACGTAGCTCAATACTCTACGATGCCATCAAAGACGCTAAGCCTCTCTCACCGATAGTAAGCTATCGCGCTACCGAAAACCGCCGCCGCCATTACGAAAAATTACACCGAATGCCAGAAGGTTTGATCGTGACTGGCGATGCAGCGTGTGCGTTCAATCCAGTATACGGACAAGGAATGACAACAGCAGCGATCGCCGCAGAGACTTTAGATCAATGTCTTAAACAAGGTCTTTCTGGCTTAGGAAAACGGTTTCAAACTCAATTAGCGCAAGTTAACGCGATTCCTTGGACACTCGCAACAAGTGAAGATTACCGTTATCGCGGTACTGAAGGCAAATCACCTGATCAAAAAACGAAGCTGATGCACTGGTATATGGATCGACTCATGCTGCTATCTACCAAGAATATTGAGGTGCGATCGCAGTTTCTCCAAGTCATGCATATGCTAAAAACACCAACCGCATTATTTCATCCTAAAATCGTTGCTTTAGTTTTCAAAGAAGCACTGCAATCTAGCAGACATCAAGCAACACTGGCAACTAAGGGGACGTAA
- a CDS encoding glycosyltransferase family 4 protein — MRILFLHTNFPAQYRHIAQALASDPNNQVVFGTKNQDVSLPGIYKAIFEPSRNPHPSTHHYVRPLESAVLHGQAVYKIAEQLKARQFIPDVICGHSGWGPTLFVKDAFPTTPLICYFEWFYHARGSDADFDPSDPLNIDDIARIRIKNAPILIDLYSCDRGLSPTYWQRAQFPPEFHSKISVLHDGVDTEYFQPKPGAKLVLPNLDLSGVDELVTYVARGMEPYRGFPQFIEAIAYIQERRPNCHVVIVGSERVCYGKSLPDGVSYKEFMLKKVPLDLSRVHFTGSLPYNQYLQVIQASSVHVYLTRPFVLSWSMIEAMSTGCLVLGSNTAPVAEVIQDGENGLLVDFFAPQQIADRVDEVLDHPTRMAELRVKARETVLERYALADLLSKHLEMIKSVAG; from the coding sequence ATGCGCATATTATTTCTTCATACTAATTTTCCAGCGCAATATCGTCATATTGCACAAGCGCTGGCTAGCGATCCAAACAATCAAGTTGTTTTTGGTACTAAAAATCAAGATGTTTCGCTACCAGGTATTTACAAAGCTATTTTTGAACCAAGTCGCAACCCGCATCCATCAACACATCATTATGTTAGACCATTGGAAAGTGCGGTATTACACGGACAAGCAGTCTATAAAATAGCTGAACAATTGAAAGCACGTCAATTCATTCCTGATGTCATTTGCGGACATTCGGGGTGGGGACCAACATTATTTGTTAAAGATGCATTTCCGACTACACCACTGATTTGTTATTTTGAATGGTTTTATCATGCGCGTGGATCAGATGCCGATTTTGACCCAAGCGATCCCTTAAATATTGATGATATCGCGCGGATTCGGATTAAGAATGCACCGATTTTAATTGATTTGTACAGTTGCGATCGCGGTTTATCGCCGACTTATTGGCAACGCGCGCAGTTTCCGCCAGAGTTCCACAGCAAAATTTCTGTGCTGCATGATGGAGTCGATACCGAATACTTTCAGCCTAAACCAGGTGCAAAGCTCGTTTTACCGAATTTAGATTTATCGGGAGTTGACGAACTTGTCACGTATGTCGCGCGGGGTATGGAACCGTATCGAGGTTTCCCCCAGTTTATCGAAGCGATCGCCTATATTCAAGAACGCCGCCCCAATTGTCATGTTGTTATTGTAGGTTCTGAGCGCGTTTGCTATGGTAAGTCTTTACCCGATGGCGTGTCCTATAAAGAGTTTATGCTTAAAAAAGTCCCGCTCGATTTATCGCGGGTACATTTCACGGGGTCGTTACCGTACAATCAATATCTGCAAGTTATTCAAGCTTCCTCAGTTCATGTTTATCTGACGCGACCGTTTGTTTTATCTTGGTCAATGATTGAGGCAATGTCTACGGGGTGTTTAGTACTAGGTTCTAATACTGCACCTGTTGCGGAAGTGATTCAGGATGGTGAAAATGGGTTGCTTGTTGATTTCTTTGCCCCGCAGCAAATTGCAGACCGCGTCGATGAAGTGCTGGATCATCCTACACGTATGGCAGAACTTCGCGTTAAGGCAAGGGAAACGGTGTTAGAACGCTATGCTTTGGCGGATTTGTTGTCGAAACATCTAGAAATGATTAAGAGTGTTGCAGGGTAG
- the rlmN gene encoding 23S rRNA (adenine(2503)-C(2))-methyltransferase RlmN, with protein sequence MSSQSINQTLETTIPIAAPQPLLGLSLPELTDWVVSQGQPAYRGRQLYEWIYRKGVRSLVDISVFPKTWRAAVADVSIGRSQIHYRSVAPDETVKYLLQLADGKIIETVGIPTEKRLTVCVSTQVGCPMACDFCATGKGGFMRNLAAHEIIDQVLTVQEDLQRRVSHIVFMGMGEPLLNTANVVAAVKSLNQDVGIGQRGITISTVGIPGHILRLAQHQLQVTLAVSLHAANQALREKLIPSARHYPLENLIDECRQYVQITGRRITFEYILLAGVNDNTKQAAELAQLLRGFQTHVNLIPYNPIREADYQRPTFRGIQAFVDVLHQHQIAVSVRYSRGLEADAACGQLRATQA encoded by the coding sequence ATGAGTAGTCAAAGTATAAATCAAACGCTAGAGACAACAATACCGATCGCCGCACCGCAACCACTGTTGGGTTTAAGTTTGCCCGAATTGACGGATTGGGTAGTTTCTCAAGGACAACCTGCGTATCGCGGGCGACAGCTATACGAGTGGATTTACAGAAAAGGCGTGCGATCGCTTGTCGATATTTCTGTGTTTCCCAAAACTTGGCGTGCGGCGGTTGCTGATGTTTCAATTGGGCGATCGCAAATCCACTACCGTTCGGTTGCACCGGATGAAACCGTAAAATATCTTCTGCAACTTGCGGATGGAAAAATTATTGAAACTGTTGGTATTCCCACTGAAAAGCGCCTCACAGTTTGTGTTTCTACGCAAGTTGGTTGCCCGATGGCATGCGATTTTTGTGCGACAGGGAAGGGCGGCTTTATGCGTAACTTAGCTGCACACGAAATTATCGACCAAGTTTTAACTGTTCAGGAAGACTTGCAACGCCGTGTTAGCCATATCGTTTTCATGGGTATGGGTGAACCTTTGCTGAATACTGCAAATGTTGTCGCAGCCGTCAAATCTTTAAACCAAGATGTTGGTATTGGACAGCGTGGAATCACAATTTCTACGGTTGGTATTCCTGGACATATCTTGCGCTTAGCACAGCATCAACTCCAAGTAACCCTTGCTGTCAGCCTTCATGCTGCTAATCAAGCGTTACGCGAAAAATTGATTCCCAGCGCGCGTCATTATCCCTTAGAAAATCTAATCGATGAATGCCGTCAATACGTACAAATTACTGGTCGCCGAATTACTTTTGAATATATTCTTCTTGCTGGAGTTAACGATAATACAAAACAAGCAGCCGAGTTAGCTCAGCTGCTACGCGGGTTTCAAACTCACGTTAACTTAATCCCCTATAACCCCATTCGGGAAGCGGACTACCAACGTCCCACTTTTCGCGGAATTCAAGCTTTTGTTGACGTCTTGCATCAACATCAAATTGCTGTTAGTGTGCGCTATTCGCGTGGTTTGGAGGCTGACGCTGCTTGTGGGCAATTGCGGGCAACGCAAGCTTAG
- the uvrC gene encoding excinuclease ABC subunit UvrC, translating into MTSHALPFKTLVTKTLPLVKDPERLAQRLKEVPAEPGVYLMRDASDRIMYIGKSRKLRSRVRSYFRESQKLSDRIALMVRQVTEIEFIVTDTEAEALALEANLIKQHQPYFNVLLKDDKKYPYVCITWSEEYPRIFITRNRRQGKKEDKFYGPYTDSRLLRNILRLSKRIFALKQRPQPLFKDRPCLNYDLGRCPGVCQKLISPEEYRKTVQKVAMVFQGRTQELIDILTEQMHKSADALNFESAARIRDQIAGLKSLSAEQKVSLPDDTVSRDAIALAADENYACVQLFQIRAGQLVGRLGFVADAHAEPGAILQRVLEEHYQTADSVEIPTEILVQHELPDAEMLVDVLSDRKARKVTIVAPQRATKAELIEMVERNAQYELQRAQKLSDRNTQAMEDLAAIVDLPDLPHRIEGYDISHIQGSNAVASQVVFIDGLPAKQYYRHYKIKNPTVTSGHSDDFASLAEVIQRRFRKYAEDPQLQRVGNPDWPDLVMIDGGKGQLSSVVAVLQEMNLMDELRVVSLAKQREEIFLPGESQSLVTEAEQPGVQLLRRLRDEAHRFAVTFHRQQRSDKLRRSRLDEIPGLGYHRQKQLLAHFRSIDYIRQATPEQLAAAPGIGPHLAQEIYNYFHPS; encoded by the coding sequence ATGACATCGCACGCACTGCCATTCAAGACACTAGTGACAAAAACACTACCACTCGTCAAAGACCCAGAACGTTTAGCGCAACGTTTAAAAGAGGTTCCGGCGGAACCTGGGGTTTATTTGATGCGTGATGCTAGCGATCGCATTATGTACATTGGCAAATCACGGAAATTGCGGTCGCGGGTTCGTTCCTACTTTCGCGAATCCCAGAAACTCAGCGATCGCATCGCGCTGATGGTGCGACAGGTAACAGAGATTGAATTTATTGTCACAGATACAGAAGCTGAAGCACTAGCCCTCGAAGCAAACTTAATTAAGCAGCACCAGCCGTATTTTAATGTGCTGCTCAAAGATGACAAGAAGTATCCTTACGTCTGTATTACTTGGTCAGAAGAATATCCGCGTATCTTTATCACGCGCAACCGTCGTCAAGGTAAAAAAGAAGATAAATTTTACGGACCTTATACCGACTCGCGGTTACTGCGTAATATCTTACGGTTATCGAAGCGAATTTTTGCGCTGAAACAACGACCCCAACCACTATTTAAAGATCGTCCGTGTCTTAACTACGACTTGGGACGATGCCCAGGTGTGTGTCAAAAACTGATTTCTCCAGAAGAATACCGCAAAACTGTCCAAAAAGTAGCGATGGTCTTTCAAGGCAGAACGCAGGAACTGATCGATATTCTCACTGAACAGATGCACAAGTCAGCAGACGCACTGAATTTTGAATCCGCAGCACGAATTCGCGATCAGATTGCGGGGTTAAAGTCATTGAGTGCAGAGCAAAAGGTATCGTTACCTGATGATACAGTGTCGCGCGATGCGATCGCGCTTGCCGCTGATGAAAATTATGCTTGCGTACAGTTATTTCAAATTCGGGCGGGACAGTTAGTCGGACGCTTGGGATTTGTCGCAGACGCGCACGCTGAACCTGGAGCAATTTTACAACGAGTATTAGAGGAACATTACCAAACGGCTGATTCGGTAGAAATTCCCACAGAGATTTTAGTACAGCATGAATTACCCGATGCGGAAATGCTAGTAGATGTGTTGAGCGATCGCAAAGCGCGAAAAGTGACAATTGTCGCGCCGCAACGTGCTACCAAAGCCGAACTCATTGAGATGGTGGAACGTAACGCACAATACGAATTACAACGCGCGCAGAAATTGAGCGATCGCAATACGCAAGCGATGGAGGATCTTGCCGCAATTGTTGACTTACCTGATTTACCGCACCGGATTGAAGGTTACGACATTTCGCATATTCAAGGTTCAAACGCTGTAGCGTCTCAAGTCGTCTTCATCGATGGTTTACCCGCGAAGCAATACTATCGCCACTATAAAATTAAGAATCCGACGGTGACATCTGGTCACTCGGATGATTTTGCCAGCCTTGCGGAAGTGATTCAGCGTCGCTTTCGTAAGTATGCCGAAGATCCGCAACTACAGCGCGTAGGTAATCCTGATTGGCCCGATCTTGTGATGATTGATGGTGGTAAGGGACAGTTATCCTCCGTTGTGGCGGTATTGCAAGAAATGAATTTAATGGATGAGTTGCGCGTCGTTAGCCTTGCGAAGCAGCGCGAAGAAATTTTCTTACCAGGCGAGTCGCAGTCCTTAGTAACTGAAGCAGAACAACCAGGAGTACAATTACTACGACGCTTGCGCGATGAAGCACACCGTTTTGCTGTCACGTTCCACCGCCAGCAGCGTAGTGATAAATTACGGCGATCGCGCTTAGATGAAATTCCTGGTTTGGGATATCACCGACAAAAACAGCTTTTAGCTCATTTCCGCTCGATTGACTATATTCGTCAAGCTACCCCAGAACAATTAGCCGCTGCACCAGGAATCGGTCCACACCTAGCGCAAGAAATTTATAATTATTTTCATCCTTCTTAA
- a CDS encoding response regulator, protein MLRLVTTISEEVVNSDQQSSTVDAGAVISSATVRSKILIVEDNDLNRQMLDDYLSFCGYEILSLADGTCFFQKMTEFQPQLILLDLKLPDIDGYTLLGKLQNRADWQHIPIFVVSAFAFSADQQRALSLGATRYFVKPVNLTELKQAIKEELATLTT, encoded by the coding sequence ATGTTACGGTTAGTGACTACTATATCTGAAGAAGTTGTGAATAGCGATCAGCAAAGTTCTACGGTTGATGCAGGTGCTGTCATCTCGTCTGCTACCGTCCGTAGCAAAATTCTTATCGTAGAAGATAACGATTTGAACCGCCAGATGCTTGATGATTACCTAAGTTTTTGCGGTTACGAGATTCTCAGCTTAGCTGATGGCACGTGCTTTTTTCAAAAGATGACCGAGTTTCAGCCCCAACTTATTTTATTAGACTTAAAGTTACCAGATATTGATGGCTACACTTTATTAGGGAAGCTGCAAAACCGAGCCGACTGGCAACATATTCCTATATTTGTAGTCTCTGCGTTTGCTTTTAGCGCCGATCAACAGCGAGCATTAAGTCTAGGCGCAACAAGGTATTTTGTTAAGCCGGTAAATTTGACGGAGTTGAAACAAGCAATTAAAGAAGAATTGGCTACCTTAACTACTTAA
- the deoC gene encoding deoxyribose-phosphate aldolase: MAADYPDIDIAPLIDHALLNPTATADQVQQCCEQADRFQFATVCVYPTHVRQAAELLYGKNPQVCTVIGFPTGATTSAVKLYEAQEAVDNGATELDVVINLGWLKAGKTEQLHREIAEICEATGKTVKVILETTLLTDAEKRLAAEICMDAGAAFLKTSTGWNGGATVADVKLLKEVAKDRVGIKASGGIRTIEQAFDLIMAGATRLGTSRGPELIHQRDNLDKEAVDLEG, from the coding sequence ATGGCCGCTGACTATCCTGATATTGATATTGCGCCGTTGATTGACCATGCGCTGCTAAACCCTACAGCAACCGCAGACCAAGTACAACAGTGTTGCGAACAAGCAGATCGCTTTCAATTCGCGACTGTTTGCGTGTACCCAACTCATGTCCGCCAAGCCGCCGAACTCCTGTATGGAAAAAACCCGCAAGTTTGTACAGTAATTGGATTTCCGACAGGCGCTACGACTTCTGCGGTCAAGCTTTATGAAGCACAAGAAGCAGTAGATAATGGCGCAACCGAGTTAGATGTTGTGATTAACCTCGGCTGGCTCAAAGCTGGTAAAACCGAGCAATTGCACCGAGAAATTGCTGAAATTTGCGAAGCAACAGGAAAAACAGTCAAAGTGATTTTGGAAACTACCCTATTGACAGATGCGGAAAAACGTCTCGCAGCAGAAATATGTATGGATGCTGGGGCAGCGTTTCTCAAAACAAGTACGGGTTGGAATGGAGGAGCGACAGTTGCGGATGTAAAACTTTTAAAAGAAGTTGCCAAAGATCGCGTAGGTATTAAAGCGTCTGGCGGAATTCGCACAATTGAACAAGCTTTTGACTTGATTATGGCAGGTGCGACACGGTTAGGTACTTCTCGTGGTCCAGAATTGATTCACCAACGCGATAACCTGGATAAAGAGGCAGTAGATTTAGAAGGATAA
- the recO gene encoding DNA repair protein RecO, which yields MSRTYKATGINLKSMALGESDRLLTILTREFGLVRAVAPGSRKHNSSLSGRSGLFVVNELLIAKGRSLDKITQAETKESYPGLSQDLGKLAASQYLAEIALYQALSEQPQEELFSLLREHLSRLEQLPRNQPRWAIAYLSHAVFHLLAIAGIAPQVQRCCLSGNPLQPDLSDSQWQVGFSAAAGGIVSLEALERLQSQGRSLIASERGTYNHKPTSQVKRVADQPGQSYQTIAHRQETPALISRVDAAELNILQQLSQAELNQLTPLAADNSFADGNWIFIEQILRQYAQYHFGRPIRSAALIDSYFALPTSTNDDATA from the coding sequence ATGAGCCGAACCTACAAAGCTACTGGAATAAATTTGAAAAGTATGGCGTTAGGCGAATCAGATCGCTTGCTGACAATTTTAACGCGCGAGTTTGGTTTGGTTCGAGCAGTAGCACCAGGTTCGCGAAAGCACAATTCTAGCTTAAGTGGCAGAAGTGGTTTGTTTGTCGTCAATGAGTTGTTAATTGCGAAAGGGCGATCGCTCGATAAAATTACGCAAGCCGAAACGAAAGAATCTTATCCAGGCTTAAGTCAAGATTTGGGAAAATTAGCGGCTAGTCAGTACTTAGCAGAAATTGCATTGTATCAAGCGTTAAGCGAACAACCACAAGAAGAATTATTTAGCTTACTTCGCGAACACCTTAGCAGGTTAGAACAATTACCTAGAAATCAGCCGCGTTGGGCGATCGCTTACCTTAGCCATGCAGTTTTTCACCTCCTAGCGATCGCCGGAATTGCACCTCAAGTACAACGTTGCTGTTTAAGTGGAAATCCTTTACAACCAGATTTGAGTGATTCACAGTGGCAAGTAGGATTTAGTGCAGCCGCAGGTGGAATTGTTAGCTTAGAAGCCCTGGAACGCCTGCAATCCCAGGGGCGCAGCCTCATAGCATCTGAACGCGGTACTTACAATCACAAACCTACTTCTCAAGTCAAGCGTGTAGCCGACCAACCTGGACAAAGCTACCAGACAATTGCGCACCGGCAAGAAACACCCGCGTTAATTAGCCGCGTTGATGCTGCGGAACTCAATATATTACAACAGTTATCTCAAGCTGAGTTAAATCAACTTACACCACTAGCAGCGGACAATTCTTTTGCAGACGGCAACTGGATATTTATTGAGCAAATTCTACGACAATATGCTCAGTATCATTTTGGTCGTCCAATTCGCTCTGCTGCCTTAATCGATAGTTATTTTGCTTTGCCGACTTCTACAAACGATGATGCAACCGCCTAA
- a CDS encoding MFS transporter translates to MMQPPNLDTESFLSSPRLHSTNRRKETSFYHHYPDTSYVYQVSHENTTNSDVVSNKVAQGATNGSLLKHSGEEDTTIATTPADGEAAEVGFLPVLKNRNFLALWSGQVFSQLADKVYLVLMIAIISTRFQASNQSISGWVSAIMMAFTIPAVLFGSVAGVFVDRWSTKAVLVVTNLVRGGLVLSIPVLLWMTQDWSAVGSLPAGFAILLVLSFLVSTLTQFFAPAEQAAIPLIVERRHLLSANSLYTTTMMALVVVGFAVGEPLLAIADALTMRFGSEIGKELVVGGSYAIAGCLLMLLKTGEKNRETEEAPHIWQDLRDGLEYLRKNHRIRTALIQLVILFSIFAALAVLAVRMAEVIPQMKSSQFGFLLAAGGLGIAAGATLLGQYGQRISPIQLSLYGSVGIAGCLIGLAIFTEQLLAVLLLITLLGGFASLVAIPMQTAIQKETSPEMRGKIFGLQNNVINIALTLPLALAGVAETFIGLQAVFLSLAAAAIAGGVLTWYICRTET, encoded by the coding sequence ATGATGCAACCGCCTAATTTAGATACAGAAAGCTTTTTATCATCTCCTCGCTTACATAGCACCAACCGGAGGAAGGAGACATCATTTTATCATCACTATCCAGATACCTCGTATGTTTATCAAGTTTCGCACGAAAATACAACGAACAGCGATGTCGTCAGCAATAAAGTTGCTCAGGGAGCAACGAATGGTTCATTACTGAAACACAGCGGCGAAGAAGACACAACGATTGCAACGACACCAGCCGATGGCGAAGCTGCCGAGGTCGGTTTTTTACCTGTATTAAAAAATCGCAATTTCCTGGCACTGTGGAGCGGTCAAGTTTTTTCACAGCTAGCGGATAAAGTCTATTTAGTTTTAATGATTGCGATTATTTCCACCCGTTTTCAGGCAAGCAACCAAAGTATCAGCGGTTGGGTATCAGCAATCATGATGGCGTTTACAATTCCTGCGGTACTGTTTGGTTCCGTTGCTGGTGTCTTTGTAGACCGATGGTCTACAAAAGCCGTGCTGGTAGTGACAAATTTAGTACGTGGTGGTTTAGTGTTATCAATTCCAGTGCTGTTGTGGATGACGCAAGACTGGAGTGCAGTTGGTAGTTTGCCGGCGGGTTTTGCAATTTTACTTGTATTATCTTTTCTCGTTTCTACCTTGACACAGTTTTTTGCTCCCGCAGAGCAAGCAGCAATTCCCTTGATTGTGGAACGGCGTCATTTATTGTCGGCAAATTCCTTATATACGACAACGATGATGGCGTTAGTCGTTGTTGGGTTTGCTGTCGGCGAACCGCTGCTAGCAATTGCCGATGCCTTGACGATGCGATTTGGTTCTGAGATTGGTAAAGAACTCGTTGTCGGTGGTAGTTATGCGATCGCGGGTTGTTTATTAATGCTATTGAAAACAGGTGAGAAAAATCGCGAAACTGAGGAAGCGCCGCACATTTGGCAAGATTTACGCGATGGATTGGAATATTTACGGAAAAATCACCGAATTCGGACGGCTCTCATTCAGCTTGTCATTTTATTTTCTATTTTCGCAGCGCTGGCGGTTTTGGCGGTGCGGATGGCAGAGGTGATTCCGCAAATGAAATCTTCGCAGTTTGGCTTTTTACTCGCGGCTGGTGGTTTAGGAATTGCCGCAGGTGCAACGCTATTAGGTCAGTACGGACAGCGTATTTCTCCGATTCAACTGAGCCTTTATGGTTCCGTGGGAATTGCAGGGTGTTTAATTGGGTTAGCGATATTTACTGAACAACTTTTAGCTGTACTATTATTAATTACACTTTTAGGCGGCTTTGCGTCTTTAGTCGCGATTCCGATGCAAACGGCGATTCAAAAAGAAACTTCTCCAGAAATGCGAGGGAAAATTTTTGGACTACAAAATAACGTCATCAATATTGCCTTGACACTACCGCTAGCGTTAGCCGGAGTCGCCGAGACATTTATCGGCTTGCAGGCAGTTTTTTTGAGTTTAGCAGCGGCAGCGATCGCAGGAGGTGTCTTAACCTGGTATATTTGCCGTACAGAGACATAA